The DNA region AGCAGCTCCCCCTCGCTCAGGCGCGCCACGTGGGCGCACAGGTCCAGCCGGTCGAGCAAGGGCCCCGACAGCCGGTTCCAGTAGCGTTCGGCTTGCCCGGGCGCGCAGCGGCAGGCCTGCAGGCGATCGCCCAGAAAGCCGCACGGACAGGGGTTCAGCGCGGCGACCAGGGTCAGGCGGGCGGGATAGGCCAGGGCGGCCTGCGCGCGCGCGAGCTGCACGACCCCCTGTTCGAGCGGCTGGCGGAGCTGCTCGATCACGTCGCGTCGGAATTCCGGCAGCTCGTCGAGAAACAGCACGCCGTGATGGGCGAGTGAAGCCTCTCCCGGCCGCGGCTGCGGCCCGCCGCCGATCAGGCCCGCGCAGCTCACGCTGTGATGCGGGGCCCGAAAGGGGCGCTCGCTCACGATGCCGCGATGCTGAGCTAACAGGCCTGCAATCGAGTACAGGCGCGTCAGTTCCAGCGCTTCCGGATAGGACAGCGGCGGCAGGATACCGGCGAGGCGGCGCGCCAGCATGGTCTTGCCGCTGCCCGGCGCGCCCACCAGCATGACGTTGTGGCCGCCGGCGGCGGCGATTTCCAGGGCGCGCTTGGCGATCGCCTGGCCCTTGACTTCGGCCATATCGAGCCCGATCGTCGGCTCGGATATCAGCTCGGCGCGCACCGCTCCCGGCAGCGGGCATTCGCTGGTGGGCGACGCCAGGACGGCGGCCGCGTGGGCCAGCGATTCGACGGCGTACACCTGCAGGCCGTCGACCAGCGCGGCTTCCTGGGCGTTGGCGGCCGGCACCAGCACGGCGCTCAAGCCTGCCGCACGGGCGGCCATGGCCAGCGCCAGCACGCCGCGCACCGCCCGCACCTGGCCATCCAGGGCCAGTTCTCCCACCAGCAAGGCGGAAAAGTCCGGCGCCGGGCGCAGCTGGCCGCTGGCCACCAGCAGCCCCAGGGCGATCGGCAGGTCATACAGCGGGCCTTGCTTGCGGGTATCGGCCGGGGCCAGGTTGACCGTGATGCGGCGCTGGGGCACCTCGTAACCGGCATTGCGCAGGGCCGCCCGCACGCGCTCCTTGCCTTCCTGCACGGCCGCATCCGGCAGGCCGACCACCGCGTAGTGTGGGAGCCCGTTGGCGAGGTCGACCTCCACCTCCACCATGTAGGCCTCGATGCCCTCCAGCGCGCCACTGACCAGTTTTGCCACCATGGGATGTCCTCCTGAGCGCCCATGGTGGCAGTTGACGGCTCGCGAAAGAAGGCGCCGCAAGCCCCGTTCGCGGGCCGTCATCGGGCGAATCGCCATGGGCCCCGCGCGGTGAAGCTTCGAGGCGCGAGGGGCAAGCAGCCGCTCCCCCTGCGCGCACGACCACTGATCGCGTTGCAGGGGCGCTTCCGCTGGGCTATGCTGGAGGCAGGAGGGCTGCCGCTTGCGGCTCACGTCTGGCCAGGTCGACACCATCTTGACCGAGGTGGCTCGGGTATTGGGGCCCGAGGCCCGGGTCTGGCTGTATGGCTCTCGGCTCCAGGACAGCGCCCGCGGTGGCGATGTCGATCTGCTGATCGAGCTGACGGCGCGCCCTTCGCTCCCGCAACTGGCCGGGCTGTATGAGCGCCTCGAGGAGCGACTGGGCTTGCCTTGCGACCTTCAGCTACGCGTGACCGGAGAGCCTGTCACGGCCTTCCAGCAGTTCGTGACCCAGCAGGCCGTCCGTCTGGAGCCCGCGGCGTGATGGAAGGCGCTTCGTCGCCTTCGTGGGGACGACGCTCGAGGTGGGCCCCCTGCCAGGCCATTTCATCACCGAGTTCGAGGTGCTCGCGTCAGCCGACGGATATTCGCCAAGGGCCGTTTAACCCCTGTAGGGCCCGGGTACGCAACGATCAGCCGTTGGCTTCACGCTGGGGATGTCCGCCCGTGTCACGCGCCAATCTCTCGCTCGCCCTGCTTGCCGCTACCTGGCTGGTCGGCTGTGCCCCTCAGGCCGGGGTCAGTCCGGCCGGCACCATGCCTGGCCTCACGCCCGATCAAACCGCCGCGCTGGCGCGCTGGACGCGGCGCCCGGTGGTGCTGCCCTGGAACGAGTTCTTGCGCGAGCGCATGTCGTTCTACCGTCACAAGGTTTATCCGCCGCGCAACGCCCGCAACTACGCCTTGCTCAACACGGCCATGTACGACGCCATGCAGGCCGCTGCGCGGGTCGACAGCCAGACCGCGCTCGGCAAGTCGGCCGCTTTCGGGATCCTGCAAGCCACCTCGCGGGCGTCGGCCGAAGCGGCGGCGGTCAAGGCGGCCTGCATCATCGTGTCGCACGTTTTGCCGGAGGAGGCGGCGGTGGCGGCCAAGATGGCCCAGGATGCCTCGGATGCGC from Candidatus Sericytochromatia bacterium includes:
- a CDS encoding YifB family Mg chelatase-like AAA ATPase — protein: MVAKLVSGALEGIEAYMVEVEVDLANGLPHYAVVGLPDAAVQEGKERVRAALRNAGYEVPQRRITVNLAPADTRKQGPLYDLPIALGLLVASGQLRPAPDFSALLVGELALDGQVRAVRGVLALAMAARAAGLSAVLVPAANAQEAALVDGLQVYAVESLAHAAAVLASPTSECPLPGAVRAELISEPTIGLDMAEVKGQAIAKRALEIAAAGGHNVMLVGAPGSGKTMLARRLAGILPPLSYPEALELTRLYSIAGLLAQHRGIVSERPFRAPHHSVSCAGLIGGGPQPRPGEASLAHHGVLFLDELPEFRRDVIEQLRQPLEQGVVQLARAQAALAYPARLTLVAALNPCPCGFLGDRLQACRCAPGQAERYWNRLSGPLLDRLDLCAHVARLSEGELLDEKEAEPSQVIRQRVLAARARQRLRFESEPDVHCNAQMGPALLRRHTRLDDASKQLLRSAIRQLALTGRALDRVLKTSRTIADLAEREAIATEHVAEALQYRVFTPTA
- a CDS encoding nucleotidyltransferase domain-containing protein, with amino-acid sequence MRLTSGQVDTILTEVARVLGPEARVWLYGSRLQDSARGGDVDLLIELTARPSLPQLAGLYERLEERLGLPCDLQLRVTGEPVTAFQQFVTQQAVRLEPAA